Proteins from one Staphylococcus sp. IVB6214 genomic window:
- a CDS encoding 2-isopropylmalate synthase — protein MSSHIQIFDTTLRDGEQTPGVSFSFDERLHIASQLEHWGVDVIEAGFPASSEGSFQSVQAISRHLKRTTVTGLARCLKSDIDAVYEATKDAVSPSIHVFIATSPIHLTSKLNMTEAEVLSSIDEHVRYAKARFDIVQFSPEDATRTPLPFLIQSVQTAVDAGATVINIPDTVGYTYPQEYGQIFKTLIQEVKAEQPITYSAHCHDDLGLAVANSMAAIENGATRIEGTVNGIGERAGNTALEEVALGLYVRQDHYQIQTNLKLDATKQTSELIARYAGLRVPRNKAIVGKNAFSHESGIHQDGFLKNPETYEIMTPQLVGVKSTELPLGKLSGRHAFQDKLKQLGYDIDIETQKSLFKAFKAIADKKKHVTDRDIHALIQGSAHEKQSAYQLDSLQLQFVSKGLQSAVVVLKDHANNTYQDSSIGTGSIIAVYNAVDRILQVQPKLLDYRIDALTEGRDAQAEVHVRLQLGDKEVSGVGFDHDIICASCKAYVEAASQLVSPPTPSKEGETA, from the coding sequence ATGTCTAGCCATATTCAAATTTTTGATACAACACTAAGAGATGGAGAACAAACACCTGGCGTCAGTTTTTCATTTGATGAACGTTTACACATAGCATCTCAATTAGAACATTGGGGCGTAGATGTCATAGAAGCCGGATTCCCCGCTTCTAGTGAAGGGAGCTTTCAATCTGTTCAAGCAATCTCTCGCCATTTAAAACGTACTACTGTGACAGGACTTGCGCGTTGTTTGAAATCAGACATTGACGCAGTATACGAAGCAACAAAAGATGCAGTTTCCCCTTCTATACACGTCTTTATCGCAACGAGCCCTATTCACTTAACATCAAAGCTCAATATGACAGAAGCTGAAGTCTTATCCTCAATCGATGAGCATGTGCGCTACGCAAAAGCACGCTTCGATATTGTACAATTCTCACCTGAAGATGCAACACGTACACCATTACCATTTCTTATACAAAGTGTTCAGACTGCTGTCGATGCAGGCGCAACAGTGATAAACATTCCTGATACAGTCGGTTACACGTATCCTCAAGAGTATGGTCAGATCTTTAAAACACTCATCCAAGAAGTCAAAGCAGAACAACCCATAACGTATAGTGCCCATTGCCATGATGATCTCGGTCTCGCTGTCGCAAATAGTATGGCTGCGATTGAAAACGGTGCAACACGCATTGAAGGAACGGTCAATGGTATCGGAGAACGTGCAGGGAACACCGCTTTGGAAGAAGTCGCACTCGGCCTATACGTGCGTCAAGATCATTATCAAATACAGACGAATCTTAAACTGGACGCTACAAAACAAACATCTGAGTTAATTGCACGTTATGCTGGTTTGCGTGTGCCACGTAATAAAGCGATTGTTGGTAAAAATGCGTTTAGCCACGAATCAGGCATTCATCAAGATGGTTTCTTGAAAAACCCTGAAACATACGAGATTATGACACCACAACTCGTCGGTGTAAAGAGCACCGAATTGCCACTCGGTAAACTATCAGGTCGCCATGCTTTTCAAGATAAGTTGAAACAACTTGGTTATGACATTGATATTGAAACACAAAAGTCACTCTTCAAGGCGTTTAAAGCGATTGCTGATAAGAAAAAACATGTGACAGATCGTGATATTCATGCATTGATTCAAGGTTCAGCACATGAAAAACAATCAGCTTATCAGCTCGATTCATTGCAGTTACAATTTGTATCCAAAGGTCTTCAAAGTGCCGTCGTTGTATTGAAAGATCATGCAAATAACACATACCAAGATAGTAGCATTGGCACTGGATCAATCATTGCTGTATATAATGCTGTTGATCGTATTTTACAAGTGCAACCTAAATTGCTTGATTATCGTATTGATGCATTAACGGAAGGACGTGATGCACAAGCAGAAGTACATGTACGTCTACAATTAGGGGATAAAGAAGTGAGTGGTGTTGGCTTTGATCACGATATTATATGCGCATCATGTAAAGCATATGTTGAAGCAGCATCGCAATTAGTATCACCACCCACACCATCAAAAGAAGGTGAAACGGCATGA
- the leuB gene encoding 3-isopropylmalate dehydrogenase: MTFRIVSLPGDGIGPEIMSGTLDVLASLSKKYHFEYHVTEHLIGGCAIEQTGTPLPDETLEACQHSNAVLLAAIGGPQWTDPNNRPEHGLLNLRKSLGLFANLRPTRVSDHTVNLSPLKAEIVASTDLIIVRELTSGIYFGTPSQWDSNSAVDTLTYTAHEIERIVHEAFKLAQQRRKKLTSVDKENVLSSSKLWRQTVNRIATQYPDVTVEHLLVDACSMHLLKRPTDFDVIVTENLFGDILSDEASMLPGSLGLSPSASFSASGPALYEPIHGSAPDIAGQNKANPFGMLLSLAMCLRMSAHRDDMATWIENAVDALIVQNITTPDLGGQSTTSEIFETLQSRIKEVS, translated from the coding sequence ATGACATTCCGAATTGTGAGTTTACCTGGTGATGGTATTGGCCCAGAAATTATGTCTGGGACACTTGATGTGCTGGCTTCTTTATCAAAAAAGTATCACTTTGAGTATCACGTAACTGAACACCTTATCGGTGGTTGTGCCATAGAACAGACAGGAACCCCCCTTCCAGATGAAACATTGGAAGCATGTCAACATTCTAATGCTGTGTTACTCGCAGCAATTGGCGGTCCACAATGGACAGATCCAAATAATCGACCAGAACATGGCTTGTTAAATTTGCGCAAGTCACTTGGATTATTCGCAAATCTGCGCCCTACTCGTGTGAGTGATCATACTGTCAATCTATCACCACTTAAAGCAGAGATTGTCGCTTCAACCGATTTGATCATTGTTCGTGAATTAACAAGTGGGATTTACTTTGGGACACCCAGCCAATGGGATAGCAATTCAGCAGTCGATACATTAACATATACGGCACATGAAATTGAGCGTATCGTCCATGAAGCCTTCAAACTCGCACAGCAACGTCGTAAAAAGTTGACATCCGTTGATAAAGAGAATGTGTTATCTTCCAGTAAATTATGGCGTCAAACAGTCAATCGCATTGCTACACAATATCCTGATGTGACTGTGGAGCATTTACTCGTTGATGCTTGCAGTATGCATTTATTGAAAAGACCAACTGACTTTGACGTCATTGTCACTGAAAACTTATTCGGTGATATCTTAAGCGACGAAGCATCCATGTTGCCTGGTTCACTTGGACTGTCACCTTCTGCGAGCTTTAGTGCATCAGGGCCAGCTCTCTATGAGCCAATTCACGGTTCTGCACCTGATATCGCAGGCCAAAATAAAGCCAATCCATTTGGCATGTTACTATCACTTGCCATGTGCTTACGAATGTCTGCCCATCGTGATGATATGGCTACATGGATAGAAAACGCAGTCGATGCATTGATTGTGCAAAATATAACAACACCCGACTTAGGCGGACAATCAACGACAAGTGAGATTTTTGAAACACTACAATCTCGTATCAAGGAGGTTTCATAA
- the leuC gene encoding 3-isopropylmalate dehydratase large subunit → MGRTLFDKIWDNHVITGQAGEPQLLYIDLHLIHEVTSPQAFEGLRLQNRTLRRPDLTFGTLDHNVPTVDIFNIKDDIANKQIQALQKNCDAFNVKLFDMGSDEQGIVHMVGPETGLTQPGKTIVCGDSHTATHGAFGAIAFGIGTSEVEHVFATQTLWQTKPKNLKIEITGTLPHGVYAKDIILYLINQYGVNFGTGYALEFAGETIENLSMESRMTICNMAIEAGAKYGLIRPDNTTFNYLEGKPYVKDLDALKTKWTTLYSDHDAHFNKVITLDVTDLEPQVTWGTSPEMGVNFSTSFPKIENANDARAYEYMGLQPGQTAADIPLGYVFLGSCTNARLSDLIEASKFVKGHQVHDNITAIVVPGSRQVKKQAEALGLDVIFKEAGFEWREPGCSMCLGMNPDQVPAGVHCASTSNRNFEGRQGKGARTHLVSPAMAAAAAIHGHFVDVRKVGHA, encoded by the coding sequence ATGGGACGTACACTATTTGATAAAATTTGGGACAACCACGTGATTACAGGTCAAGCGGGTGAACCACAATTACTATACATTGATTTGCACTTGATTCATGAAGTCACATCACCACAAGCATTTGAAGGATTAAGGCTACAAAACAGAACGTTAAGAAGACCGGATCTGACATTCGGGACACTCGATCATAATGTTCCAACTGTTGATATCTTCAATATTAAAGACGATATTGCCAACAAACAAATTCAAGCATTACAAAAAAACTGTGATGCATTCAACGTTAAACTTTTTGATATGGGATCGGATGAACAAGGGATCGTTCATATGGTCGGCCCAGAGACTGGATTGACACAGCCGGGTAAAACCATCGTATGTGGTGATTCACATACCGCTACACATGGGGCATTTGGTGCCATCGCTTTTGGTATTGGTACGAGCGAAGTCGAACACGTCTTTGCAACACAAACACTCTGGCAAACAAAACCTAAAAACTTAAAAATTGAAATTACAGGGACATTACCACACGGTGTTTATGCAAAAGATATCATTTTGTATTTAATCAACCAATACGGTGTCAACTTCGGAACAGGCTATGCGCTTGAATTCGCAGGTGAAACAATCGAAAACTTGTCAATGGAAAGCCGTATGACCATTTGTAACATGGCAATAGAAGCCGGTGCAAAATATGGCTTGATCCGTCCAGACAACACAACTTTCAACTATTTAGAAGGTAAACCTTACGTCAAAGATCTTGATGCATTGAAGACAAAATGGACAACTTTATACAGTGATCATGATGCTCATTTTAATAAAGTAATCACACTAGACGTCACAGACCTTGAACCACAAGTGACATGGGGAACTAGTCCCGAAATGGGCGTTAACTTCTCGACATCCTTCCCTAAAATTGAAAACGCAAATGATGCGAGAGCTTATGAATATATGGGATTGCAGCCTGGTCAAACAGCTGCTGACATTCCACTTGGTTACGTATTTCTCGGTTCATGTACGAACGCACGACTATCGGATCTCATTGAAGCGAGCAAGTTTGTTAAAGGCCACCAAGTACACGATAATATTACCGCAATCGTTGTCCCTGGCTCAAGACAAGTAAAAAAACAAGCTGAAGCATTAGGATTGGATGTCATTTTTAAGGAAGCCGGTTTTGAATGGCGAGAACCTGGGTGTAGTATGTGTCTCGGCATGAATCCCGACCAAGTTCCAGCAGGCGTCCACTGTGCTTCAACAAGTAACCGTAACTTTGAAGGGCGACAAGGTAAAGGGGCTAGAACACATCTTGTCTCCCCTGCTATGGCTGCAGCCGCTGCTATACACGGACACTTTGTTGATGTTAGAAAGGTAGGTCATGCTTAA
- the leuD gene encoding 3-isopropylmalate dehydratase small subunit, with protein sequence MEIKPITEYTGKVVSLFHNNIDTDQIIPKVHLKRISKTGFGPFLFDEWRYLEDGSDNPDFALNKPEAKGASILITGENFGCGSSREHAAWALKDYGFQVIIAGSFSDIFYMNCTKNALLPIALDKGTRETLAQASTLTIDLPKQQIKTPQDTFSFDIDDTWKYKLVNGLDDIAMTLQYESQITEYEQQH encoded by the coding sequence ATGGAAATCAAACCGATTACGGAATACACAGGAAAAGTCGTTTCATTATTTCATAACAATATCGATACCGATCAAATTATTCCAAAAGTCCATCTGAAACGCATCTCAAAAACAGGTTTTGGTCCATTTCTTTTTGACGAATGGCGCTACTTAGAGGATGGATCAGATAACCCAGACTTCGCTTTGAATAAACCCGAAGCTAAAGGGGCTAGTATTTTGATCACTGGTGAGAACTTCGGGTGTGGCTCAAGTCGTGAACATGCAGCTTGGGCCCTAAAAGACTATGGATTCCAAGTCATTATTGCAGGAAGTTTTAGCGATATTTTTTATATGAACTGTACAAAAAACGCTCTGCTTCCAATCGCATTAGATAAAGGCACACGGGAAACATTGGCACAAGCATCAACACTAACAATTGACTTACCTAAACAACAAATTAAGACACCACAAGATACATTCAGCTTTGATATTGACGATACTTGGAAATACAAATTAGTCAATGGACTGGATGATATCGCAATGACATTACAATATGAATCACAAATCACAGAATACGAACAACAACATTAA
- the ilvA gene encoding threonine ammonia-lyase IlvA — MTVQTQTVTAKDVDDAFLRIQQTVKQTPLEKDHYLSMKYDCNVYLKREDLQWVRSFKLRGAYNAISVLPHDQQAKGITCASAGNHAQGVAFTARQRNLNAVIFMPVTTPNQKVSQVQFFGGDNVEIQLVGDTFDDCLKEALAYTDQHDMTFIDPFNNIHTIAGQGTLAKEILQSANEENITFDYAFGAIGGGGLMSGVATYFAQNSPSTQLIGVEPLGASSMYEAVKQQQVVTLSNIDKFVDGASVARVGDITFNICNHLLHDYVQINEGAVCSTILDMYSKQAIVAEPAGALSISALEQYREQIKGKNVVCIISGGNNDINRMKEIEERSLLYEEMKHYFILNFPQRPGALRQFVNDVLGPKDDITKFEYLKKSSQNTGTVIIGIQLQHHQDLKQLKANVDAFDPKNIYINENKMLYSLLI, encoded by the coding sequence ATGACTGTCCAAACACAAACTGTCACTGCAAAAGATGTGGATGATGCATTTTTACGCATACAACAAACAGTAAAACAAACACCTTTAGAGAAGGATCATTACCTATCCATGAAATATGACTGCAACGTCTACTTGAAACGTGAAGACTTGCAGTGGGTACGCTCATTCAAATTGAGAGGTGCTTACAATGCAATTTCCGTGTTACCACACGATCAACAAGCGAAAGGCATCACTTGTGCCAGTGCAGGTAATCATGCACAAGGTGTCGCTTTTACAGCACGTCAACGCAACTTAAACGCCGTCATTTTCATGCCTGTGACAACACCGAATCAAAAAGTAAGCCAAGTACAATTTTTTGGTGGCGATAACGTTGAAATTCAACTAGTTGGTGATACATTTGATGATTGTCTCAAAGAAGCACTTGCCTATACTGATCAGCATGACATGACATTTATTGATCCATTCAACAATATCCATACAATTGCTGGTCAAGGAACACTTGCCAAAGAAATCTTACAATCAGCCAATGAAGAAAATATAACGTTCGATTACGCATTTGGCGCAATAGGCGGTGGCGGTTTGATGTCTGGTGTCGCAACATACTTTGCACAAAACAGTCCATCTACTCAACTCATCGGTGTCGAGCCATTAGGTGCAAGCAGTATGTATGAAGCAGTGAAACAACAACAAGTCGTCACATTGTCGAATATCGATAAGTTTGTGGATGGCGCTTCTGTCGCACGTGTAGGAGATATCACATTCAATATTTGTAATCATCTCTTACATGATTATGTTCAAATTAATGAGGGTGCTGTTTGCTCAACTATTCTTGATATGTATTCTAAGCAAGCAATCGTCGCTGAACCCGCTGGCGCATTGAGTATCAGTGCCTTAGAACAATATCGTGAACAAATTAAAGGAAAAAACGTCGTATGTATTATCAGTGGTGGGAATAATGATATCAACCGCATGAAAGAAATTGAAGAACGCTCACTGCTTTATGAAGAAATGAAACATTATTTTATACTTAATTTCCCACAACGTCCTGGCGCATTACGTCAGTTTGTAAATGATGTGCTTGGACCGAAAGATGACATCACAAAATTTGAATACTTGAAAAAAAGTTCTCAAAATACAGGAACGGTTATCATTGGCATTCAACTACAACACCACCAAGATTTAAAACAATTAAAAGCGAATGTCGATGCCTTTGATCCTAAAAACATCTATATCAATGAAAATAAAATGCTGTATTCACTTTTGATTTAA
- a CDS encoding SprT family protein, translating into MNNKELQVMTEQIARQFFQRTFQHRAYFNPRLRTTGGRYLLKTHDIEINPKQLEAFGEAALIDIIKHELCHYFLHLDKKGYQHKDADFKKLSSDVGAPRFCTPLQSYESRANYIYKCRRCGTEYMRIRKVDTKRMRCGKCSGTLIEMNK; encoded by the coding sequence ATGAATAACAAAGAGCTACAAGTCATGACAGAACAGATAGCACGACAATTTTTTCAAAGAACTTTTCAACATCGTGCATATTTTAACCCACGTTTACGGACAACGGGTGGACGTTATTTGTTAAAAACGCATGATATAGAAATTAATCCGAAGCAGCTTGAAGCATTTGGTGAAGCGGCACTCATTGATATCATTAAGCATGAATTATGTCACTATTTTTTACATCTTGATAAAAAGGGCTATCAGCATAAAGATGCAGATTTTAAAAAACTGAGTAGCGATGTAGGGGCGCCACGATTCTGCACCCCATTACAAAGCTATGAGTCCAGAGCGAACTATATTTATAAATGTAGAAGATGTGGAACAGAATATATGCGTATTCGAAAAGTCGATACAAAACGTATGCGCTGTGGCAAGTGTAGTGGAACACTTATAGAAATGAATAAATAA
- a CDS encoding Tex family protein has translation MATDTLVQAIHREYQYSVKQIEAVLALLSEKNTVPFIARYRKEATGGLDEVAIKQIDDRYQYMENLQKRKEEIIHTIEQQGLLTPELKQDILKQTKLQRVEDLYRPYKQKKKTRATEAKRKGLEPLAEWILAQQAPSELDAQAKKYLNDEVVTIEEAIAGAQDIIAEKIADHPEYRKKILKDVWHAGNIMTQKKKKAEDEKAVYAMYYDYTEPIKRAANHRILAMNRGEKEKILSVKVDADTEKLSQTIQRTEVKGAHRLSEIVIAAIEDAMKRLIFPSIEREIRGDLTERAETQAIDVFSENLKNLLLQAPLKGKQILGVDPAFRTGCKLAVINPYGTFVAKSVMYPHPPVSKVKAAEETFLSMVKQYDVDLVAIGNGTASRETEQFVAEMIQTHNLNIQYVIVNEAGASVYSASDIARHEFPDFQVEERSAVSIGRRIQDPLSELVKIDPKSIGVGQYQHDVNQKSLSTALDFVVETAVNQVGVNINTASGTLLQHVSGLSKQIADNIVAHREENGPFTKHQQIKKVKRLGDKTFEQSIGFLRIVDGEDPLDNTAIHPESYAVTHDLLNAVNMNVSDIGTNHLKKVLEKIDIDGYAQKLNIGVPTLEDIVKSLIAPNRDPRDAYETPQLKSDVLSIEDLREGMKLTGTVRNVVDFGAFVDIGVKQDGLVHISKLSKQFVKHPMDKVNVGDIVDVWIDGIDEQKGKVALTMIDPHE, from the coding sequence ATGGCAACAGATACACTTGTACAAGCAATACATAGAGAATATCAATACTCTGTAAAACAAATCGAAGCGGTCCTCGCACTATTAAGTGAGAAAAATACTGTGCCGTTTATTGCGAGATATCGTAAAGAAGCAACCGGTGGCTTAGATGAAGTGGCAATTAAGCAAATTGATGACCGCTATCAATATATGGAAAATCTTCAAAAGCGAAAAGAAGAGATTATACATACTATTGAACAACAAGGATTGCTGACACCTGAGTTGAAACAAGACATTTTAAAACAAACAAAGCTACAGCGTGTAGAAGACTTGTACCGTCCGTATAAGCAAAAGAAAAAAACACGTGCGACGGAAGCGAAAAGAAAAGGCCTTGAACCTTTAGCAGAATGGATTTTGGCACAGCAGGCACCATCAGAGTTAGATGCTCAGGCTAAAAAATATCTAAATGATGAAGTCGTAACGATAGAAGAAGCGATTGCTGGTGCACAAGATATTATCGCTGAGAAAATTGCAGATCATCCTGAATATCGCAAGAAAATTTTAAAAGATGTTTGGCATGCAGGTAATATTATGACACAAAAAAAGAAAAAAGCAGAAGATGAAAAAGCGGTATATGCGATGTACTATGATTACACTGAGCCTATTAAGAGAGCAGCCAACCATCGTATACTTGCCATGAATCGTGGTGAAAAAGAAAAGATATTATCAGTAAAAGTAGATGCAGATACTGAAAAACTGTCTCAAACGATTCAACGTACGGAAGTAAAAGGTGCACATCGATTGTCAGAAATTGTCATTGCAGCTATTGAAGATGCGATGAAGCGCCTCATTTTCCCATCTATTGAACGAGAAATTCGTGGAGATTTAACAGAACGTGCAGAGACACAAGCAATTGATGTGTTCAGTGAAAACTTAAAAAATTTATTATTGCAAGCACCATTGAAAGGAAAACAAATACTTGGTGTGGATCCAGCTTTTCGTACGGGGTGTAAACTTGCAGTCATCAATCCATATGGTACATTTGTTGCGAAATCAGTGATGTACCCACACCCACCAGTGTCAAAAGTAAAAGCAGCCGAAGAAACATTTTTATCAATGGTTAAACAATACGATGTTGACTTAGTGGCGATTGGTAATGGGACAGCAAGTCGTGAAACAGAGCAATTTGTAGCTGAAATGATCCAAACACACAACTTGAATATTCAATATGTCATCGTCAATGAAGCTGGAGCATCTGTATACTCAGCTTCAGATATTGCACGTCATGAATTTCCAGACTTTCAAGTTGAAGAACGTAGCGCCGTATCCATTGGACGTCGTATACAAGACCCTTTAAGTGAATTAGTCAAAATTGATCCGAAATCAATCGGTGTCGGTCAGTATCAACATGACGTGAACCAAAAATCACTTTCAACAGCATTAGACTTTGTCGTCGAAACAGCTGTAAACCAAGTAGGTGTCAATATCAATACAGCTTCGGGTACATTGTTACAACATGTTTCCGGTTTATCAAAACAAATTGCAGACAATATTGTAGCCCATAGAGAAGAAAATGGACCGTTTACGAAACATCAACAAATCAAAAAAGTAAAACGTTTAGGCGACAAAACATTTGAACAAAGTATCGGATTTCTGCGTATTGTAGATGGAGAAGATCCACTTGATAATACAGCGATTCACCCAGAAAGTTATGCGGTGACACATGATTTGTTAAATGCAGTAAACATGAACGTATCAGATATTGGCACAAATCATTTGAAAAAAGTATTAGAAAAGATAGATATTGATGGATATGCACAAAAATTAAATATCGGTGTACCGACACTTGAAGATATCGTGAAGTCATTGATTGCACCAAATCGAGACCCGCGTGATGCGTATGAAACACCGCAGCTAAAGTCAGATGTACTCTCCATTGAAGACTTAAGAGAAGGCATGAAGTTAACAGGAACAGTTCGCAATGTTGTGGACTTTGGCGCATTCGTTGATATCGGTGTAAAACAAGATGGATTAGTGCATATTTCAAAATTGTCTAAGCAGTTTGTAAAACATCCAATGGATAAAGTAAATGTAGGGGATATTGTCGACGTATGGATAGACGGTATTGATGAGCAAAAAGGAAAAGTTGCGTTGACGATGATTGACCCACATGAATAA
- the sigB gene encoding RNA polymerase sigma factor SigB, with the protein MTKASNSVNNVSSEQINQWILECQKNQDEAAQEKLVNHYGNLIESLAYRYSKGQSHHEDLVQVGMVGLIGAINRFDLSFDRKFEAFLVPTVIGEIKRYLRDKTWSVHVPRRIKEIGPRIKKTIDELTNELERSPSIHEIAEHLEVSDEEVLEAMEMGQSYHALSVDHSIEADKDGSTVTLLDVMGSQDENYDLTEKRIILERILPILSDREREIIQCTFIEGLSQKETGERVGLSQMHVSRLQRTAIKKLQQAVKQT; encoded by the coding sequence ATGACGAAAGCATCGAACTCAGTGAATAATGTTTCATCAGAACAAATCAATCAATGGATTTTAGAATGTCAAAAAAATCAAGATGAAGCCGCGCAAGAAAAACTTGTCAATCATTACGGAAATTTAATTGAATCATTAGCTTATCGCTATTCTAAAGGACAATCGCATCATGAAGATCTTGTACAAGTCGGGATGGTCGGTTTGATCGGCGCAATCAACCGTTTTGATCTATCTTTTGATCGCAAATTTGAGGCGTTCTTAGTACCAACTGTAATCGGTGAAATCAAACGTTATTTAAGAGACAAAACATGGAGCGTACATGTTCCACGTAGAATTAAGGAAATCGGTCCACGCATTAAGAAAACAATCGATGAATTGACGAATGAGTTAGAGCGCTCTCCATCCATTCATGAAATCGCTGAACATCTTGAAGTTTCCGATGAAGAAGTCCTTGAAGCGATGGAGATGGGGCAAAGTTATCATGCACTTAGCGTCGATCACTCGATTGAAGCAGATAAAGATGGCTCAACAGTGACGTTATTAGACGTCATGGGGAGTCAAGATGAAAACTATGATTTAACCGAAAAGCGTATCATTTTAGAACGAATCTTACCGATATTATCTGATCGAGAACGTGAGATTATTCAATGTACGTTTATTGAAGGGCTTAGCCAGAAAGAAACAGGTGAACGTGTTGGGTTAAGCCAAATGCACGTTTCACGATTGCAGCGAACAGCGATTAAGAAACTTCAGCAGGCTGTGAAGCAAACATAG
- the rsbW gene encoding anti-sigma B factor RsbW, with protein MPQAHDVIEMKVPAAPEYVSLIRLTLSGVFNRANASYNDIEDAKIAVSEAVTNAVKHAYKHHEEIGYITVVFEVTDAQIKIVVSDQGESFNYQETKQQLGPYQDDENIDFLREGGLGLFLIEALMDEVTVRKETGVIISMTKYIKKEQVQNHDESIELSE; from the coding sequence ATGCCACAAGCACATGATGTCATCGAGATGAAGGTACCCGCAGCACCAGAATATGTAAGTTTGATTCGTCTGACGTTATCAGGAGTTTTTAATCGTGCGAATGCATCGTACAACGATATAGAAGATGCAAAAATTGCAGTAAGTGAAGCTGTTACAAATGCGGTGAAGCATGCATATAAACACCATGAAGAGATCGGATATATTACAGTTGTATTTGAAGTGACTGATGCACAAATTAAAATTGTTGTATCTGATCAAGGCGAAAGCTTTAATTACCAAGAAACAAAGCAACAACTAGGGCCTTACCAAGATGATGAAAATATTGACTTTTTGCGAGAAGGTGGACTTGGCTTGTTTTTGATTGAAGCATTAATGGATGAAGTCACTGTGAGAAAAGAGACAGGTGTGATAATAAGTATGACGAAGTATATCAAAAAAGAGCAGGTGCAAAACCATGACGAAAGCATCGAACTCAGTGAATAA
- a CDS encoding anti-sigma factor antagonist: MNLNIETDVYEDYYEVTVAGELDVATVPELEAVLLPIRQEGTHDVHVNLTDLTYMDSTGLGLFVGTLKALNQHDKALYILGVNDRIKRLFDITGLADLMHVNQGTEVE; this comes from the coding sequence ATGAACCTTAACATAGAAACTGACGTATACGAAGATTACTATGAGGTCACTGTTGCTGGTGAACTAGATGTGGCAACAGTCCCTGAGCTTGAAGCTGTTTTGTTGCCAATTCGCCAAGAAGGAACACATGATGTTCATGTTAATTTGACAGATTTAACTTATATGGATTCAACAGGATTAGGTTTATTTGTTGGGACACTCAAAGCATTGAATCAGCACGATAAAGCACTCTATATTTTAGGAGTGAATGATCGTATTAAACGTCTGTTTGACATAACTGGACTAGCTGATCTAATGCATGTGAATCAAGGAACGGAGGTCGAATAA